Proteins encoded by one window of Salvia splendens isolate huo1 chromosome 5, SspV2, whole genome shotgun sequence:
- the LOC121803049 gene encoding heat shock factor protein HSF24-like gives MAQRSVPAPFLTKTYHLVDDPASDDVVSWNEAGTAFVVWKTAEFAKDLLPNYFKHNNFSSFVRQLNTYGFRKSVPDKWEFVNENFKRGQKELLVQIRRRKTAIIQNPANGKGAASDNLASPETSGEDLGCSSTSSPNSKNLETQVATAQLSDLSGENEKLRKDNQLLSSELAQTKKQCDELIAFLKQRVKVAPDQINRIMNLGDGNTDESDDDDDDDDNDDENENCLKLFGVVVKKKKKKRGCGGSADLCGAHKKQMRPWMESNKVCN, from the exons ATGGCGCAGCGGTCAGTTCCGGCGCCGTTTCTGACGAAGACGTATCATTTGGTAGACGATCCGGCGAGTGACGACGTCGTCTCGTGGAACGAAGCGGGGACGGCCTTCGTCGTCTGGAAAACTGCGGAATTCGCTAAGGATTTGTTGCCTAATTATTTCAAACACAACAATTTCTCCAGCTTCGTTCGACAGCTTAACACCTAT GGTTTCCGAAAATCAGTTCCTGACAAATGGGAATTTGTCAACGAGAACTTCAAACGAGGGCAGAAAGAGCTCCTTGTCCAAATCCGCCGCCGGAAAACCGCAATCATCCAGAATCCAGCCAACGGGAAAGGTGCAGCCAGCGACAATCTGGCTTCCCCAGAAACCTCCGGCGAAGACCTAGGGTGTAGCTCAACCTCATCCCCGAACTCCAAGAACCTGGAGACTCAGGTGGCGACGGCCCAGCTCTCGGACTTATCCGGTGAGAACGAGAAGCTGCGGAAAGATAACCAATTGCTAAGCTCCGAACTCGCGCAGACCAAGAAACAATGCGACGAGCTGATCGCCTTCCTGAAGCAGAGAGTGAAGGTGGCGCCTGACCAGATCAACCGCATTATGAACCTCGGGGATGGGAACACTGATGAGTCTGATGATGACGATGACGATGATGATAATGATGATGAAAATGAGAATTGCTTGAAATTGTTCGGAGTTgtggtgaagaagaagaagaagaagcggGGATGCGGGGGTAGCGCTGATTTGTGTGGGGCCCATAAGAAGCAGATGAGGCCGTGGATGGAGAGCAATAAGGTGTGTAACTGA